In the Triticum aestivum cultivar Chinese Spring chromosome 2B, IWGSC CS RefSeq v2.1, whole genome shotgun sequence genome, tcacatagttgcataattatttagctactcattgatcttcacttatatctttttggagtagtttgtcatttactcgtgtgcttcacttatatcttatgagtaaatggttgaatgagttgaatgtcataaatctgaaattatttagtctcatttgcttatcccatggggagttatgacttcacatctaagaggtagaggttgtaaatttattgaaggttagcaagcattgtattggtcatttgaacaatttcatgaaagaatattgaaggaagagatatttcacatataaatatattatcatagacatcttttataattgtgagcactcattatgtatgacatgctaaagagttgatgttggacaaggaagacaatgtaatggtttatgttttccgacatctcagttaaagtatattgtcatggatcattcaaacatgttgagcttgcctttccccctcatgctagccaaaatcccttgcactaagtagagatactacttgtgcttccaaatatccttaaacccagtttttgccatgagagtccaccatacctacctatggattgattaagatccttcaagtaagttgtcatcggtgcaagcaataaaaattgctctctatatatgcatgacttattagtgcggagaaaataagctttgtacgaacttgttatggaagcaataaaagcgacggactgcataataaaggtctatatacaaggggcaatataaagtgacgttctttcgcattaagattttgtgtatccaaccctaaaagcgcatgacaacctctgcttccctctgcgaagggcctatcttttactttatgtcttttacttttatgcaagagtcgaggtgatcttcacctttccctttttcattttaccctttggcaagcactttgtgttggggtgatcctgatatatatatccaattggatgtaagttagcatgaactattattgttgacatcacccaaaggtgaatacgtgtggaggcaacattataagccccaatctttctctgtgtctgattaaaacttcataaccacaagtattgcgtgagtgttagcaattgtagaagactatatgatagttgagtatgtgaagtttgctaaattaaagctctgacatagacccttccagaaaataggatgaattgcaattgtttgatgactaagaatgaagtttgctagttttcaagaaagtttatggtctatgctttgacatgtgaattgcttgttactttatcgtgagaagttttatgagatacactactgttatgacatattatcatgctagaaaaggtgattgaaattatcattaatcaaacttgtgcaccttgtAGCATTCagacttcataaattctttcttttatcatttacctactcaaggacgactaggaattaagcttggggatgctgatacgtctccaacgtatctataattgatgaagcattcatgctatactactatgtgttttgaatgattatgggctttattatacacttttatattacttttgggactaacctattaactggaggcccaacccatattgttgttttattgcctgttttagtatttcgaagaaaatgaatatcaaacgaagtccaaacggaatgaaaccttcggcatcgtgattttttggaagaatatcatcctggaggcttggagatcaagtcagaagatactcgaggagcccaggagagagggggcgccccccccccccacagggcgcgaccccctgtctcgtggacccctcgagcacccccccgaccgacttctttcgcctatataaccctacgtaccctaaaaccatcaaatatgaagatagatcgggagtttcgccgccgcaagcctctgtagccaccaaaaacctctcgggagtctgttccggcaccctgccggagggggaacccatcactggtggccatcttcatcatcccggcgctctccattacgaggagggagtagttcaccctcagggctgagggtatgtaccagtagctatgcgtttgatctctctttctctcgtgttctcgacttcacacgatcttgatgtatcgcgagctttgctattatagttggatcttatgatgtttctccccctctactctcttgtgatgaattgagtttccctcttgaagttatcttatcggattgagtctttattttagaacacttgatgtatgtcttgccgtgtttatctgtggtgacaatgggatatcatgtgccacttgatgtatgtcttggtgaccaacttgcgggttccgcgcatgaacctatgcataggggttggcacacgttttcttgactctccggtagaaactttggggctctctttgaagtacttttatgttggttagatgaatctgagattgtgtgatgcatatcgtataatcatgcccacggatacttgaggtgacaatggagtatctaggtgacattagggttttggttcatttgtgtcttaaggtgttattctagtacgaactcttttatagattgatccgaaagaataactttgaggtggttttgtaccctaccataatctctttgtttgttctccgctattagtggctttggagtgactctttgttgcatgttgagggattgttatatgatctatctatgttattattgttggaagaacttgcacttgtgaaagtatgaaccctaggccttgtttcctatcattgcaataccgtttacgctcacttttactatttgttaccttgctgtttttatattttcagattacaaatacctttatctaccattcatattgcacttgtatcaccatcttttcgccgaactagtgcacatatacaatttgccattgtattgggtgtgttggggacacaagagactctttgttatttggttgcagggttgcttgagagagaccatcttcatcctacgcctcccacggattgataaatcttaggtcatccacttgagggaaatttgctactgtcgtacaaacctgtgcatttgcaggcccaacaacgtctacaagaagaaggttgtgtagtagacatcagtggacgACTGGAGTTCTAAGACTGGGAGGCTCCTGAAGATCAGACTACGCTGAAGCTTATCTTTTTCTGTGCTGCCTTTAGCtcttttgtttttctcctttctTGTTCCTTTTGGGTTATGACCTGAACTTCTGGCCTAAGATGGCAGAGACCTTTATCCTCTATGTAATAGCAAGTAGAACTGTTAACGCTAGCTGTGTTGGGTTTCTCTGGCACTGTTTGGTGCTGGGTCTTAGCCAATCTTGACATAATGCGGTGTGGGAGGAGGGAGGGATGGATCCCTCCTTCAACATAGCATCGTCAGATTTAGGGGAGTCTTTGTTGGTCGGCTTCGGTCCTGGAGTCTGTGAACAATTGATTTCTTTAAATGAAGTCGGAGAGGCAAGctctcttttatcaaaaaaaaatgaTGATGCCTCGGCGACGCCGGTGCTGAAGTAGTAGCGGTGGAGGAAGATTAGCGCCAGGGCGAAAATCAGGAATAACAGGCAGACAGACGTGTGCTGAAGTAGTGGCGGTGGAGGAAGATTAGCGCCAGGGCGAACATCAGGAACATCAGGAAGACGGCCGTGTGCTGAAGTAGTGCCGGTGGAGGAAGATTAGCGCCAGGGCGAACATCAGGAACAGCAGGAAGACGTCCGTGTGCTGAAGTAGTGGCGGTGGAGGAAGATTAGTGCCAGGGCGAACATCAGGAACAGCAGGAAGACGGCCGTGAGGTGAGCACGCTGCAGGGCAACACGGCGCCGACGCATGGCGGCCGTGTGGTCGATGTCTTGTTGTACTACTAGGCCTCTCAACCGTTGATTATTCTTGAAGTGCCGGCACCGATGTCCTTGAGAAGCTCATACCTTAATATGGCCGATGTGCTAAACCATGGCAGTTAAACACATGGATGTCTTCTTCTATTTATTCTTCCGTGGCAACATGGCCGATGTGCAATCTACGGTATCCACTGAAGGCGAGAGTTCTGCATAGGCCAACAACACCAGCGCATCCACACCACACCCTTCTCCATCTCGATGTAGACGTCCTGCGCCGTGGTGACATGAATTGGGTGGGGTTGGAGGTCCTAGAACCCTAGATTCAGTTGGGTGGGAGAGAGCGGGAGAAGGGCGGGGGAAAAGATCGGGAAGGGGTATCAATTGTGGGTAATAAACTCGGGAACAAGATCGGGGAAAGAATCAGATGGCCAGGCGTAATTGAGGAAAAACACCAGATGACCATGCGTAATTGAGGGAAAACCGGAGGAGGGAGCTGCATCGTATGGAAAGCAGCGAGGGGAGGGACGAACGACATCGCTCGTAGAGAGAAAGAAAATCGGTCACGTAAAAAAATCTGTGGGGTGGGATCGATAGGTGACTTCGTCCAATCGATGGGGTGGGGGACAGCGACGAACGAACGGGCGACGACTTACGGACTCCTtctttaggagtagagattgtaTTCTCACCCATCGTCGGATCGATCCTCACGTAGTAGGCGAGCAGCTGATAATCTTAGATGTAACATCTTATATGGACTCGATCGCTACCTTAGGAGCGTGGGGCAGACATCTTCGACTGCAAGTGTGCGAGAATATACGGACAGGCACGAGGGCATGTAGTGGCGGTCGAGCACGCACACTGCATCTGGGTGGCAGGGAAATGCCAGTTGACCTTGGAGTCGGAGCTACCACCAAAGGCATGGCGTCCCTGCAGCTCTACcagctcctcctccctctcctggcCATCGTCGTCTCTCTCATATGCCTCAGCCGCGCGGCGCAACGGCGCCGGCGTCGCGAGGGCGCCCGCTTGCTGCCGCCGTCTCCGTGGGCACTCCCGGTGATCGGCCACCTCCACCACCTCGCGGGCGATCTGCCGCACCGCGCCATGCGGGACCTGGCGCGACGCCACGGACCGCTCCTGATGCTCCGCCTCGGCGACCTCCCCGTCGTGGTTGCCTCCTCCGCGGACGCCGCGCGCGAGGTCATGGTGACGCGAGACGTCGACTTCGCCACGCGCCCCATCAGCCGCATGCTCCGCCTGTCTATCCCCGACGGAACAGAGGGGATCGCCTTCGCGCCGTACGGCGACAAGTTGCGGCAGATCCGCAAGATCTGCACCGTCGAGCTGTTCAGCGCCCGGCGCGTTCAGTCCTTCAGGACCGtgcgagaggaggaggccggccgcctGCTCCTGGCGGTGGCAGCGGCGGCAACGGCGTCTGCCCCGGTGAACCTCAGCAAGCGGTTGTCGGCGTACGCCGCCGACTCGTCGGTGCGCGCTATCATCGGGAGCAGGTTCAAGGACCGGGACACGTTCCTGATGATTCTACAGCGCGGGATCAAGCTGTTCGCTGGGATGAGCTTGCCGGACCTCTACCCGTCGTCCCGCCTCGCGATGCTCGTCAGCCGGGTGCCGGGCCGGATGAAGCGGCACCGCGAAGAATGGGACGCGTTCATGGACGCCGCCGTCCGCGAGCACCAAGAGAACagagcggccgacgacgacaaggAGGGCTTGCTCGACGTGCTCCCGAGGATCCAGCGGGAAGGCCACCTGCAGTTCCCCATGTCCATTGACAACATCAAGTCGGCCGTCGGGGTACGTAATGAAGCACCTCACTCATGGAATCCACACATCTTCCATCAGTCCATGGAGAAAAGTCGTTCATGCATGTAATGTATCGTGCCGAAATCGTACAGGACTTGTTCGCCGGGGGGAGCGACACGTCGGCAACGACCCTGGAATGGACCATGGCCGAGCTCGTGAAGA is a window encoding:
- the LOC123042099 gene encoding desmethyl-deoxy-podophyllotoxin synthase, with protein sequence MPVDLGVGATTKGMASLQLYQLLLPLLAIVVSLICLSRAAQRRRRREGARLLPPSPWALPVIGHLHHLAGDLPHRAMRDLARRHGPLLMLRLGDLPVVVASSADAAREVMVTRDVDFATRPISRMLRLSIPDGTEGIAFAPYGDKLRQIRKICTVELFSARRVQSFRTVREEEAGRLLLAVAAAATASAPVNLSKRLSAYAADSSVRAIIGSRFKDRDTFLMILQRGIKLFAGMSLPDLYPSSRLAMLVSRVPGRMKRHREEWDAFMDAAVREHQENRAADDDKEGLLDVLPRIQREGHLQFPMSIDNIKSAVGDLFAGGSDTSATTLEWTMAELVKNPRVMGKAQDEVRRALAGQPKVTEDSLGGLNYMRLVIKEVLRLHPPAPLLLPRECMNDCRVLGFDVPKGTMVLVNAWAISRDPAHWDAAEEFIPERFERGEIDFKGADMEYTPFGAGRRMCPGMSFGLANVELALAGLLYHFDWELPGGAEAEELDVTEKMGVTVRLRRDLLLVPVVRAPLPLDY